One window from the genome of Acuticoccus sp. I52.16.1 encodes:
- the hydA gene encoding dihydropyrimidinase encodes MTFDLVITGGTIATAADVFKADVGIKDGVVTALGIGLEGAETIDATGQYVLPGGIDSHVHIDQPSGEGITMADTFETGTLSGLFGGNTTLLPFCIQEKGKSLREALTQYHAKAEGNCYTDVSFHLVISDPSEAVLGQELPAAVEDGYTSFKVFMTYENLRLNDAEILAVMDTARRTGALAMVHCENEDAIRFLIDRHVAEGRLEPASHATTRPLAVEREATHRAISLAEVVDVPVVIVHVSNGAAMEEIERARARGMNVTGETCPQYIRLTEKDLEGMNWEGAKQVCSPPPRTEAEWENIWRGIENGVFDVFSSDHCPFRYDDDHGKLNPKGRTDFRHIPNGIPGVETRLPILFSEGVSKGRIDINRFVALTSTNHAKTYGLYPKKGTIAVGSDADIVLWDPQAQTTIRHADLHGGSDYTPYEGLEVKGLPKTVILRGKVMVKDGALTGTKADGKYLPREKSMKVRRKG; translated from the coding sequence ATGACCTTCGACCTCGTCATCACGGGGGGCACGATCGCGACGGCCGCGGATGTGTTCAAGGCCGACGTCGGCATCAAGGACGGCGTCGTGACGGCGCTGGGGATCGGCCTTGAGGGCGCCGAGACGATCGACGCGACGGGCCAATACGTCCTGCCGGGCGGTATCGACAGCCACGTCCACATCGACCAGCCCTCCGGCGAGGGCATCACCATGGCCGACACGTTCGAGACCGGCACCCTCTCCGGCCTCTTCGGCGGCAACACCACGCTGCTCCCCTTCTGCATCCAGGAGAAGGGCAAGTCCCTGCGCGAGGCGCTGACCCAGTACCACGCCAAGGCCGAGGGCAACTGCTACACCGACGTCTCCTTCCACCTCGTCATCTCCGACCCGTCCGAGGCGGTGCTGGGCCAGGAGCTGCCGGCGGCGGTCGAGGATGGGTACACCTCGTTCAAGGTCTTCATGACCTACGAGAACCTTCGCCTGAACGACGCCGAGATCCTCGCCGTGATGGACACCGCCCGGCGCACCGGCGCGCTCGCCATGGTCCACTGCGAGAACGAGGACGCGATCCGCTTCCTGATCGACCGCCACGTCGCCGAAGGCCGCCTCGAGCCGGCCTCCCACGCCACGACCCGGCCGCTGGCGGTGGAGCGCGAGGCGACGCACCGCGCCATCTCGCTCGCCGAGGTGGTCGACGTGCCGGTCGTCATCGTCCACGTCTCCAACGGGGCGGCGATGGAGGAGATCGAGCGGGCGCGGGCGCGCGGCATGAACGTCACCGGCGAGACGTGCCCGCAGTACATCCGCCTCACCGAGAAGGACCTCGAGGGCATGAACTGGGAGGGCGCCAAACAGGTCTGCTCCCCGCCCCCGCGCACCGAGGCCGAATGGGAGAACATCTGGCGCGGCATCGAGAACGGCGTGTTCGACGTCTTCTCCTCGGACCACTGCCCGTTCCGCTACGACGACGACCACGGCAAGCTGAACCCCAAGGGCCGAACCGATTTCCGCCACATCCCCAACGGCATTCCGGGGGTCGAGACGCGTTTGCCGATCCTCTTCTCCGAAGGCGTCTCCAAGGGCCGGATCGACATCAACCGTTTCGTGGCGCTGACGTCGACCAACCACGCCAAGACCTACGGCCTCTATCCGAAGAAGGGCACGATCGCGGTCGGTTCGGACGCCGACATCGTGCTGTGGGATCCGCAGGCGCAGACCACCATCCGCCACGCCGACCTTCACGGCGGGTCCGACTATACCCCTTACGAGGGGCTGGAGGTCAAAGGGCTGCCGAAGACGGTGATCCTGCGCGGCAAGGTGATGGTGAAGGACGGCGCGCTGACCGGCACCAAGGCCGACGGCAAGTACCTGCCGCGCGAGAAGTCGATGAAGGTACGCCGCAAGGGTTGA
- a CDS encoding PH domain-containing protein — MTDVTADNVPKPRYQEHPRMFADEPGRFILACLLIPVGVGIVWLLVWYIKKKCTLLTVGDERVLLTRGVFNKERLEIELESIRTVRVDQTFVDRIFNCGILKIYTAGDNPELVQGGMPDPERLRSALRV, encoded by the coding sequence ATGACCGATGTGACTGCCGACAACGTCCCCAAGCCTCGCTACCAGGAACACCCGCGCATGTTCGCGGACGAGCCGGGGCGCTTCATCCTGGCGTGTCTGTTGATCCCGGTGGGGGTCGGCATCGTGTGGCTGCTGGTCTGGTACATCAAGAAGAAGTGCACGCTGCTGACCGTCGGCGACGAGCGCGTCCTGCTGACGCGCGGCGTCTTCAACAAGGAGCGGCTGGAGATCGAGCTGGAATCGATCCGCACGGTGCGCGTCGACCAGACCTTCGTCGACCGCATCTTCAACTGCGGCATCCTCAAGATCTACACCGCCGGCGACAATCCGGAGCTGGTACAGGGCGGCATGCCCGACCCGGAGCGCCTGCGCAGCGCGCTGCGCGTCTGA
- a CDS encoding PH domain-containing protein — MTPPLYREHPTMFADEPGRFILACLLVPLGVGLVWLIVWWVINRSTVVTIDDERVTLRRGIFSKESIEVEMSSIRTVRIDQTLVDRVFDCGILKVYTTGDVPDIDQGGLPDPTRLRTMLRAARETPG; from the coding sequence ATGACGCCCCCTCTCTACCGAGAACACCCCACCATGTTCGCCGACGAGCCGGGGCGCTTCATCCTCGCTTGCCTGCTGGTGCCGCTCGGCGTCGGCCTCGTGTGGCTGATCGTGTGGTGGGTCATCAACCGCAGCACCGTCGTCACGATCGACGACGAGCGGGTGACCCTGCGCCGGGGCATCTTCAGCAAGGAGAGCATCGAGGTGGAGATGAGCTCGATTCGCACCGTGCGGATCGACCAGACGCTCGTCGACCGCGTCTTCGACTGCGGCATCCTCAAGGTCTACACCACCGGCGACGTGCCCGACATCGACCAGGGCGGCCTGCCGGATCCGACCCGGCTGCGCACCATGTTGCGTGCCGCGCGCGAGACCCCAGGCTAG
- a CDS encoding usg protein, giving the protein MATALERQLAGYSLTTAEILYRLPDHPAILQSYIWQEYDCAPEFPVLETFLDFWKREIDGKLHSVVVCYQQLISAGTWRLVTHQHVH; this is encoded by the coding sequence ATGGCGACAGCGTTGGAACGGCAACTCGCCGGCTACAGCTTGACAACCGCGGAAATCCTCTACCGCCTGCCGGACCATCCGGCGATTCTCCAAAGTTACATCTGGCAGGAATACGACTGCGCACCCGAGTTTCCGGTCCTGGAAACGTTCCTAGACTTCTGGAAGCGCGAGATTGACGGCAAGTTGCATTCGGTCGTCGTGTGCTATCAACAGCTCATCTCGGCGGGCACTTGGCGCCTGGTCACGCACCAGCACGTCCACTGA
- a CDS encoding YihY/virulence factor BrkB family protein, with amino-acid sequence MNVAEPKAGVDGRYAEGIFQIPPGAWMEILKRTVRDVGRNNLSLIAGGATFFLLLAIFPALAAFVALYGLVFDVAAVQEHVTALTGVLPAEAIDLVSEQLSRLASQNEGTLGIGFAVGLGVALWSANAGVKALFAAMNVVYGEEEKRGFVKLTLISLAFTLAAIVAAAILLGAIVVVPAVLAVIGLQSTGGLIIDLARWPILFVVLLSGLSLLFRYGASRRPPRLRWVVWGSVLTAALWVAASAAFSFYLANFANYNATYGSLGAVIGFMMWLYVSLMILLIGAELNAEVEHQLITDTTVGPMKPMGERRAVVADTLPDTAEVSGAR; translated from the coding sequence ATGAACGTTGCGGAGCCGAAGGCGGGTGTGGACGGGCGCTACGCGGAAGGGATCTTCCAGATCCCGCCCGGCGCGTGGATGGAGATCCTCAAACGCACCGTGCGCGACGTCGGCCGCAACAACCTCTCTCTCATCGCCGGCGGGGCGACGTTCTTCCTGCTGCTGGCGATCTTCCCGGCGCTGGCCGCGTTCGTCGCCCTCTACGGGCTGGTGTTCGACGTCGCGGCCGTGCAGGAGCACGTGACGGCGCTGACGGGCGTGTTGCCGGCCGAGGCGATCGACCTCGTCAGCGAGCAGCTGAGCCGCCTCGCCTCGCAGAACGAGGGGACGCTGGGGATCGGCTTCGCGGTCGGCCTGGGCGTGGCGCTGTGGAGTGCCAACGCGGGGGTCAAGGCGCTGTTCGCGGCCATGAACGTCGTCTACGGCGAGGAGGAGAAGCGCGGCTTCGTCAAGCTGACGCTGATCTCGCTGGCGTTCACGTTGGCGGCGATCGTCGCGGCGGCGATCCTGCTGGGCGCCATCGTCGTGGTGCCGGCGGTGCTGGCGGTGATCGGGTTGCAGTCGACCGGCGGCCTCATCATCGACCTGGCGCGGTGGCCGATCCTCTTCGTGGTGCTGCTCTCGGGGCTGAGCCTGCTGTTTCGCTACGGTGCGTCGCGGCGGCCGCCCCGCCTGCGGTGGGTCGTCTGGGGCAGCGTGCTGACGGCGGCTCTGTGGGTCGCGGCATCGGCGGCCTTCTCGTTCTACCTGGCCAATTTCGCCAACTACAACGCCACTTACGGATCGCTGGGGGCGGTGATCGGCTTCATGATGTGGCTCTACGTGTCGCTGATGATTCTCCTCATCGGCGCCGAGTTGAACGCCGAAGTCGAGCACCAGTTGATCACGGACACCACGGTCGGGCCGATGAAGCCGATGGGCGAACGACGCGCCGTGGTGGCGGATACGTTACCGGACACGGCCGAGGTTTCCGGCGCGCGCTAG
- a CDS encoding sugar phosphate isomerase/epimerase: MLRFAYNTNGCAYHRLDDALDLICESGYQGVALTLDSHHFDPLADDYEDAAGRLGERLKALDLGLVIETGALYLLDPREAMEPSLLHPTEDGRRRRIDLVERAVNIARICEAEAVTFFAGRRRRNVSQENAGAWLLDGLSQIAEIGAKAGVAVALEPVPGQMVGTLDDFMLVREALKQMTGTAPTLSLDVGHCLVTGEREPAVAVKEFAPVLGAVGIEDMVRGLHEHRPLGEGDLDLPAVLAALDEIGFEKLISVELPLQSQRAHEMIPKMMDVLQENLPSD, encoded by the coding sequence ATGCTGCGCTTTGCCTACAATACGAACGGTTGCGCCTACCATCGCCTGGACGATGCGCTCGACCTCATCTGCGAGTCCGGCTACCAGGGCGTCGCCCTGACGCTCGACAGCCACCACTTCGACCCCCTCGCCGACGACTACGAGGATGCCGCAGGTCGCCTCGGCGAGCGGCTGAAGGCGCTCGACCTCGGCCTCGTGATCGAGACCGGCGCCCTCTACCTTCTCGACCCGCGCGAGGCGATGGAGCCGAGCCTCCTGCACCCGACCGAGGACGGCCGGCGTCGGCGGATCGACCTCGTCGAGCGTGCGGTCAACATCGCCAGGATCTGCGAGGCGGAGGCGGTGACCTTCTTCGCCGGCCGTCGCCGCCGCAACGTCAGCCAGGAGAATGCCGGCGCCTGGTTGCTCGACGGGTTGAGCCAGATCGCCGAGATCGGCGCCAAGGCCGGCGTCGCCGTCGCGCTGGAGCCGGTGCCGGGGCAAATGGTCGGCACGCTGGACGACTTCATGCTCGTGCGTGAGGCGCTGAAGCAGATGACCGGCACTGCGCCGACCCTCTCGCTCGACGTCGGCCATTGCCTGGTGACCGGCGAGCGCGAGCCGGCCGTGGCGGTGAAGGAGTTCGCCCCCGTCCTCGGCGCGGTCGGCATCGAGGACATGGTCCGCGGCCTCCACGAGCATCGCCCGCTCGGCGAGGGCGACCTCGACCTCCCCGCCGTGCTGGCCGCCCTCGACGAAATCGGCTTCGAGAAGCTGATCTCGGTGGAGCTGCCATTGCAGTCGCAGCGCGCGCACGAGATGATCCCCAAAATGATGGACGTCCTGCAGGAGAACCTGCCGAGCGATTGA
- a CDS encoding PQQ-dependent sugar dehydrogenase, giving the protein MRLAIALALSAALAGPGYAQSAPPVEVGPPDAPDQRPAFEGQTRAPQPDNPVPVATRIVATGLPKLWALEFLPDGRMLVTANSGSMHILTENGHVGPMIAGVPSVDSRGQGGLLDLALDPDFASNHQIYFSYAEPRGDGVNGTSVATATLELREGNTAALKGVRVIFRQKPGYAGTKHFGSRLAFAPDGTLFVTTGERSDTPIRDSAQALDAGMGKIFRINRDGTVPDDNPFAGREDVQPAIWSYGHRNLQSALVDADGRLWTVEHGPRGGDELNRPQAGLNYGWPVITYGVDYSGAPIGEGLTQMEGMEQPVYYWDPVIAPSGMAQYEGDQFPQWRGRFLVGGLKARAVVVLDVKDDKVVTEAWVPLNARVRDVKVGPDGAVYAVTETGNSSNIVKLVPRKGS; this is encoded by the coding sequence ATGCGCCTTGCCATCGCCCTCGCGCTGAGCGCCGCACTCGCCGGGCCGGGATATGCCCAGTCGGCCCCGCCGGTGGAGGTCGGCCCGCCCGACGCGCCCGACCAGCGCCCCGCGTTCGAGGGACAGACCCGCGCCCCCCAGCCCGACAATCCGGTCCCCGTCGCGACGCGCATCGTCGCCACGGGCCTGCCAAAGCTGTGGGCGCTGGAGTTCCTGCCGGACGGGCGCATGCTCGTCACCGCCAACTCCGGCTCGATGCACATCCTCACCGAGAACGGCCACGTCGGCCCGATGATCGCCGGCGTCCCCAGCGTCGACTCGCGCGGCCAGGGCGGCCTCCTCGACCTCGCCCTCGACCCCGACTTCGCCTCCAACCACCAGATCTATTTTTCCTACGCCGAGCCGCGCGGTGACGGTGTCAACGGCACCTCCGTCGCCACCGCCACCCTGGAGCTGCGCGAGGGCAACACCGCCGCGCTGAAGGGCGTGCGCGTCATTTTCCGGCAGAAGCCGGGCTATGCGGGGACCAAGCACTTCGGCTCCCGCCTCGCCTTCGCGCCGGACGGCACGCTCTTCGTCACCACCGGCGAACGCTCCGACACGCCGATCCGCGACAGCGCCCAGGCGCTCGACGCCGGAATGGGCAAGATCTTCCGCATCAACCGCGACGGCACCGTGCCCGACGACAACCCGTTCGCCGGACGCGAGGACGTGCAGCCGGCCATCTGGTCCTACGGCCACCGCAACCTGCAATCGGCCCTCGTCGACGCCGACGGCCGGCTGTGGACGGTGGAGCACGGGCCGCGCGGCGGGGACGAGCTGAACCGCCCGCAGGCCGGCCTCAACTACGGCTGGCCCGTCATCACCTACGGTGTCGACTACAGCGGCGCGCCGATCGGCGAGGGGCTGACGCAGATGGAGGGGATGGAACAGCCGGTCTACTACTGGGATCCGGTGATCGCCCCCTCCGGCATGGCGCAGTACGAGGGCGACCAGTTTCCGCAGTGGCGCGGGCGCTTCCTGGTCGGCGGCCTCAAGGCGCGGGCGGTCGTGGTGCTCGACGTGAAGGACGACAAGGTCGTGACCGAGGCGTGGGTGCCGCTCAACGCACGCGTGCGCGACGTGAAAGTCGGCCCCGACGGCGCGGTCTACGCCGTGACCGAGACGGGCAACTCCTCCAACATCGTCAAGCTCGTGCCGCGGAAGGGCTCCTGA
- a CDS encoding CoA transferase subunit A: protein MKKVYGSAAEALDGLLFDGMLISAGGFGLCGIPELLIAAIRDAGTKDLTVASNNAGVDDFGLGVLLQTKQVKKMISSYVGENAEFMRQYLSGELELEFNPQGTLAERMRAGGSGIPGFYTKTGVGTLVAEGKEHKDFDGETYILERGIVADLAIVKAWKADDTGNLVFRKTARNFNPPAAMSGKVCVVEVEEIVPRGSLDGDQIHLPGIYVHRIIQGEHEKRIEQRTTRKREAA from the coding sequence ATGAAGAAAGTTTACGGGTCCGCAGCGGAGGCGCTCGACGGGCTTCTGTTCGACGGCATGTTGATCTCTGCCGGCGGCTTCGGCCTCTGCGGCATTCCCGAGCTCTTGATCGCCGCGATCCGCGACGCGGGCACCAAGGACCTCACCGTCGCCTCCAACAATGCCGGCGTCGACGACTTCGGCCTCGGCGTCCTCCTTCAGACCAAACAGGTCAAGAAGATGATTTCGTCCTACGTGGGCGAAAACGCCGAGTTCATGCGCCAGTACCTGTCGGGCGAGCTGGAGCTGGAATTCAACCCGCAGGGCACACTGGCCGAGCGCATGCGTGCCGGCGGCTCCGGCATTCCGGGCTTCTACACCAAGACCGGCGTCGGCACCCTCGTCGCCGAGGGCAAGGAGCACAAGGACTTCGACGGCGAGACTTACATCCTGGAGCGCGGCATCGTCGCCGACCTCGCCATCGTCAAGGCCTGGAAGGCGGACGACACCGGCAACCTCGTCTTCCGCAAGACCGCGCGGAACTTCAACCCGCCGGCCGCCATGTCCGGCAAGGTCTGCGTCGTCGAGGTCGAGGAGATCGTCCCGCGCGGCTCGCTGGACGGCGACCAGATCCACCTCCCCGGCATCTACGTCCACCGCATCATCCAGGGCGAGCACGAGAAGCGCATCGAGCAGCGCACCACGCGCAAGCGCGAAGCGGCCTGA
- a CDS encoding 3-oxoacid CoA-transferase subunit B: protein MPWDRNQMAARAAEELEDGMYVNLGIGIPTLVANYVGDKDITLQSENGMLGMGPFPYEGEEDPDLINAGKQTITELNRTAYFDSATSFGMIRGGKIAAAILGAMEVAENGDLANWMIPGKLVKGMGGAMDLVAGVGKVIVVMDHTNKAGESKVLKECTLPLTGTGVIDRIITNLGVLDVVEGGLKIVECADGVTEDELRAATKATIVD from the coding sequence GTGCCCTGGGACCGCAATCAAATGGCCGCTCGCGCCGCGGAAGAGCTCGAAGACGGCATGTACGTCAACCTCGGGATCGGCATCCCGACCCTCGTCGCCAACTATGTCGGCGACAAGGACATCACCCTGCAGTCCGAAAACGGCATGCTGGGGATGGGCCCCTTCCCCTACGAGGGCGAGGAGGACCCGGACCTCATCAATGCCGGCAAGCAGACGATCACCGAACTGAACCGCACCGCCTATTTCGACAGCGCGACCTCGTTCGGCATGATCCGCGGCGGCAAGATCGCGGCCGCCATCCTGGGCGCGATGGAAGTGGCCGAGAACGGCGACCTCGCCAACTGGATGATCCCCGGCAAGCTCGTCAAAGGCATGGGCGGGGCGATGGACCTCGTCGCCGGCGTCGGCAAGGTGATCGTGGTGATGGACCATACCAACAAGGCCGGCGAGTCCAAGGTGCTGAAGGAATGCACCCTGCCGCTGACCGGAACCGGCGTGATCGACCGCATCATCACCAACCTCGGCGTGCTGGACGTCGTCGAGGGCGGGCTGAAGATCGTCGAGTGTGCCGACGGCGTGACCGAGGACGAGCTGCGCGCCGCCACCAAGGCGACCATCGTCGACTGA
- a CDS encoding 3-hydroxyacyl-CoA dehydrogenase NAD-binding domain-containing protein produces the protein MTEPVTLTFDGPIAVMTIDNPPVNALSQAVIDGMRTCFHAFAAGEATGLVIACTGRTFVAGADITMFDDPSFSAAPFNALLADIEACDKPVAAALFGTVLGGGLELAMACHIRIAHPATRVGLPEINLGLLPGSLGTQRLPRLSGLATALEMISSGKPIAAEKAVGAGLVDHLADDPKEAAIHAVADAINSGKPPRRASRLAIPDLDQADEIIAGAKAAADAKPFLPSLGAIAASLEAATKSFAEGERVEAAEFEKLRATATSRALRHIFFAEREAQRVPGLPKGIEPRPIKTVGIVGVGTMGGGIGMTFANAGFPVTLVETTDAALERGLGIIEKNYAGSVSRGRMSEHEAKERRALMTGTTEMKALADADLIIEAVFEDMALKLDVIKKLAAIAKPGAIIATNTSTLDVDKIAAASSRASDVLGTHFFSPANVMKLLEVVRGDETAPDVLHTVMKLSKPIGKTAVVSGVCFGFIGNRMTEVYLREADAMQLEGASAAEIDKVVENPAWLGLAMGPNRMGDMAGVDVMARIVNGWVEAGEGPQAPDYRALVRALFHRGKFGQKTGAGFYTYEGRTPIPSEETAALARELATMHNIAPREHSDQEIFERLLYPMINEAALILMEGIAYRPGDVDVVWTSGYGFPAWRGGPLFMADEIGIAEIVSRLDHYAATLGNPHGYWTVAPLLRDLAASGQRLSDWRPS, from the coding sequence ATGACCGAGCCCGTAACGCTGACCTTCGACGGCCCCATCGCCGTCATGACGATCGACAATCCGCCGGTGAACGCGCTGTCCCAGGCGGTGATCGACGGAATGCGCACCTGCTTCCACGCGTTCGCGGCGGGCGAGGCGACGGGCCTGGTCATCGCCTGCACCGGCCGCACCTTCGTCGCCGGCGCCGACATCACGATGTTCGACGATCCGTCCTTCTCCGCCGCCCCCTTCAACGCCCTCCTCGCCGACATCGAAGCGTGCGACAAGCCGGTCGCCGCGGCGCTGTTCGGCACGGTGCTGGGCGGTGGGCTGGAGCTGGCGATGGCCTGCCACATCCGCATCGCGCACCCGGCGACCCGCGTCGGGTTGCCGGAGATCAACCTCGGCCTCCTCCCCGGCTCACTCGGCACGCAGCGTCTGCCGCGCCTCTCGGGCCTCGCCACGGCGCTGGAGATGATCTCTTCGGGCAAGCCGATCGCGGCGGAGAAGGCGGTCGGCGCCGGCCTCGTCGACCATCTCGCCGACGATCCGAAGGAGGCCGCCATCCACGCGGTCGCCGACGCCATCAACTCCGGCAAGCCGCCCCGGCGTGCCAGCCGGCTCGCCATCCCCGACCTCGACCAGGCGGACGAGATCATCGCCGGCGCCAAGGCCGCCGCGGACGCCAAGCCCTTCCTGCCGTCGCTCGGCGCCATCGCCGCGTCGCTGGAGGCCGCGACGAAGAGCTTCGCCGAGGGCGAGCGGGTCGAGGCGGCCGAGTTCGAGAAGCTGCGCGCCACCGCGACCTCGCGCGCGCTGCGCCACATCTTCTTCGCCGAGCGCGAGGCGCAGCGCGTTCCGGGGCTGCCGAAGGGCATCGAGCCGCGGCCGATCAAGACCGTCGGCATCGTCGGCGTCGGCACCATGGGCGGCGGCATCGGCATGACCTTCGCCAACGCCGGCTTCCCGGTGACGCTGGTGGAGACCACCGACGCGGCGCTGGAGCGTGGCCTCGGCATCATCGAGAAGAACTACGCCGGCTCCGTCAGCCGCGGCCGCATGTCCGAGCACGAGGCCAAAGAGCGCCGCGCCCTGATGACCGGCACCACCGAGATGAAGGCGCTCGCCGACGCCGACCTCATCATAGAGGCGGTGTTCGAGGACATGGCGCTGAAGCTCGACGTCATCAAGAAGCTCGCCGCGATCGCCAAGCCCGGCGCCATCATCGCCACCAACACCTCGACGCTCGACGTCGACAAGATCGCCGCCGCCTCCAGCCGCGCGTCGGACGTCCTGGGGACACACTTCTTCTCTCCGGCCAACGTCATGAAGCTGCTCGAGGTCGTGCGTGGCGACGAGACGGCGCCGGACGTCCTGCACACGGTGATGAAGCTCTCCAAGCCGATCGGCAAGACGGCCGTCGTCTCGGGCGTGTGCTTCGGCTTCATCGGCAACCGCATGACCGAGGTGTACCTGCGCGAGGCCGACGCGATGCAGCTCGAGGGCGCGAGCGCGGCCGAGATCGACAAGGTGGTCGAGAACCCGGCGTGGCTGGGCCTGGCGATGGGCCCCAACCGCATGGGCGACATGGCCGGCGTCGACGTGATGGCCCGCATCGTCAACGGCTGGGTGGAAGCGGGCGAGGGCCCGCAGGCGCCGGACTACCGGGCGCTGGTGCGCGCGCTCTTCCACCGCGGCAAGTTCGGCCAGAAGACCGGCGCCGGCTTCTACACCTACGAGGGCCGCACGCCGATCCCGAGCGAGGAGACCGCCGCCCTCGCCCGGGAGCTGGCGACGATGCACAACATCGCCCCGCGCGAGCACTCCGACCAGGAGATCTTCGAGCGCCTGCTCTACCCGATGATCAACGAGGCCGCGCTGATCCTGATGGAAGGGATCGCCTACCGGCCCGGCGACGTGGACGTGGTGTGGACCTCCGGCTACGGCTTCCCGGCCTGGCGCGGCGGCCCGCTCTTCATGGCCGACGAGATCGGCATCGCCGAGATCGTCTCCCGGCTGGACCATTATGCCGCGACTCTCGGCAATCCGCACGGATACTGGACGGTGGCGCCGCTGCTGCGCGACCTCGCCGCTTCCGGCCAGCGCCTGTCCGACTGGCGCCCGAGCTGA
- a CDS encoding LysR substrate-binding domain-containing protein — MTLDQVRIFLAVAERRHVTRAAEALHLTQSAVSSAIAALEAQHGVALFDRVGRGIAPTEAGEIFIDAARSLLAQAETTRLVLDDLAREMRGRLRIAASQTVASYWLPGHLMALHDRHPKIQIALSVGNTAHAARAVREGAADLGFVEGEVPADDLHREVVARDELVMVLARGHGETRRPAFTAGDYRALRWVLREPGSGTRSAAEAHFAVMGLTAADLDVALELPSNEAVLAAVGAGDAVTILSRRAVGAFRTRRIAMRRVTWAPRPVRPFAVLTHPQRHKTRAAQALLALVTAELGA, encoded by the coding sequence ATGACCCTGGATCAGGTGCGCATCTTCCTGGCGGTGGCGGAGCGGCGGCACGTCACGCGCGCGGCGGAAGCGCTGCACCTGACGCAATCGGCCGTCTCGTCGGCGATCGCCGCGCTGGAGGCGCAACACGGCGTGGCGCTGTTCGACCGGGTGGGGCGGGGCATCGCGCCGACCGAGGCCGGCGAGATCTTCATCGACGCGGCGCGCAGCCTGCTGGCCCAGGCGGAGACGACGCGGCTGGTGCTGGACGATCTGGCGCGGGAGATGCGCGGGCGGCTGCGCATCGCCGCCAGCCAGACGGTGGCGAGCTACTGGCTGCCGGGCCACCTGATGGCGCTGCACGATCGTCACCCCAAGATCCAGATCGCGCTCAGCGTGGGCAACACGGCGCACGCGGCGCGGGCGGTGCGGGAGGGGGCGGCCGACCTCGGGTTCGTGGAGGGCGAGGTGCCGGCGGACGACCTCCACCGCGAAGTGGTCGCGCGGGACGAACTGGTCATGGTGCTGGCGCGCGGTCACGGGGAGACGCGGCGGCCGGCCTTCACCGCCGGCGACTATCGCGCGTTGCGGTGGGTCCTGCGCGAGCCGGGCTCGGGCACACGGTCGGCCGCGGAGGCGCACTTCGCGGTGATGGGCCTCACCGCCGCGGATCTCGACGTGGCGCTCGAGCTGCCGTCGAACGAGGCGGTGCTGGCGGCGGTCGGCGCGGGCGATGCGGTGACTATCCTCTCCCGCCGCGCGGTCGGCGCGTTTCGCACGCGGCGTATCGCGATGCGGCGTGTCACCTGGGCGCCGCGTCCGGTTCGCCCCTTCGCGGTTCTCACCCACCCGCAGCGCCACAAGACCCGCGCCGCGCAAGCGCTCCTCGCCCTCGTGACGGCGGAACTCGGCGCATAG